From Bacteroidota bacterium, a single genomic window includes:
- the def gene encoding peptide deformylase: MILPIYAYGEPALRSETIEIQRSFPHLEDIIKNMWDTMYHTNGVGLAAPQVGISIRLFVVDSTEMYKEEDEDPSKGIKKVFINPSIINESGQEWEYEEGCLSIPGIREFVSRKSNIKIRYYDEHFDTHTDEYDGLTARVIQHEFDHLEAILFVDKISSLKRQLNRNKLLQISRGFVDVKYRMKFARR, encoded by the coding sequence ATGATTCTTCCTATATATGCATACGGTGAGCCCGCCCTTCGCAGCGAGACTATTGAAATACAGCGTTCATTTCCACACCTCGAAGATATTATAAAAAATATGTGGGATACCATGTACCATACCAATGGCGTGGGTCTTGCCGCCCCGCAGGTTGGTATTTCCATTCGTTTATTTGTTGTTGACTCCACAGAGATGTACAAAGAGGAGGACGAAGACCCCAGCAAAGGAATCAAAAAAGTATTTATCAATCCCAGTATCATAAATGAATCGGGGCAGGAATGGGAGTATGAAGAAGGCTGTTTAAGTATACCTGGCATCCGAGAATTTGTAAGCCGCAAATCCAATATCAAAATTAGATATTATGATGAGCACTTTGATACCCATACCGATGAATATGATGGCTTAACTGCCCGCGTTATTCAACACGAATTTGACCATCTAGAAGCTATATTGTTTGTAGACAAAATATCATCCCTCAAACGCCAATTGAACCGTAATAAACTTTTGCAAATAAGCCGTGGTTTTGTGGATGTGAAATATAGGATGAAATTTGCGAGAAGGTAG
- the dtd gene encoding D-aminoacyl-tRNA deacylase: MRLVIQRVSEAQVSIQGNEVGKIAQGLMVLVGICVEDDIEDIQWLANKVGNLRIFSDVAGLMNLSVKDIHGDILLVSQFTLHASTKKGNRPSFIDAARPETAIPLYEKFIELLNAELGKPIAKGQFGADMKVSLINDGPVTIIIDSKNRE, translated from the coding sequence TTGCGTTTAGTAATACAAAGGGTTTCTGAGGCACAAGTTTCCATTCAAGGAAATGAAGTTGGTAAAATTGCACAAGGGCTGATGGTACTAGTAGGAATTTGTGTGGAAGATGATATAGAAGATATACAATGGCTTGCAAATAAAGTGGGCAATTTGCGTATATTTTCTGACGTTGCGGGTCTTATGAATTTGAGCGTAAAAGATATACACGGCGATATTTTATTGGTGAGTCAGTTTACATTACATGCCTCCACAAAGAAAGGGAACAGACCTAGTTTCATAGACGCAGCGAGGCCCGAAACTGCGATTCCCTTATATGAAAAGTTTATAGAATTATTAAATGCAGAATTGGGCAAGCCCATAGCCAAAGGGCAGTTTGGTGCCGATATGAAAGTGAGTTTAATTAATGATGGGCCCGTTACTATTATAATAGATAGCAAGAATAGAGAATAG
- the lpdA gene encoding dihydrolipoyl dehydrogenase, whose translation MNFDILVVGSGPGGYVAAIRASQLGLKVGIVEKSELGGVCLNWGCIPTKALLKSAQVFEYIKHAADYGITVGESKPEFANIIKRSRDVANGMSKGISFLMKKNKIEVIVGYGKLVGTGKLEVTGADGKKTNYEAKSIILATGARSRELPNIKMDGKKVVGYTDAMVLPVQPKSMVVVGSGAIGAEFAYFYNSIGTKVTIVEFLPSILPLEDEEISKALARTYKKSGISIMTESEVLSVDTSGTGCKVKIKTKTGEEVVECDIVLSAVGIQTNLENIGLETLGIKTDKGKVLVDDFYKTNIDGIYAIGDIVKGPALAHVASAEGIICVEKIAGHNPEPLNYENIPGCTYCWPEVASVGLTEKKARELGYDIKVGRFPFSASGKASASGAKDGMVKVIFDAKYGEWLGCHMVGANVTEMIAEAVVARRLETTGHEILKSIHPHPTMSEAIMEATADAYGECIHL comes from the coding sequence ATGAATTTTGATATTTTAGTAGTGGGCAGTGGCCCGGGCGGTTATGTAGCAGCCATTAGAGCTAGCCAACTAGGTTTGAAAGTAGGCATCGTCGAAAAATCTGAATTGGGCGGTGTGTGCCTCAATTGGGGCTGTATTCCTACCAAAGCTTTGCTTAAATCGGCACAGGTATTTGAATATATAAAACATGCTGCCGACTATGGAATCACAGTCGGCGAATCGAAACCAGAATTTGCCAATATTATAAAACGTAGCCGCGATGTGGCAAATGGAATGAGCAAAGGCATTTCTTTTTTGATGAAGAAAAATAAAATTGAAGTAATCGTAGGCTATGGAAAACTAGTTGGCACAGGCAAACTTGAGGTAACTGGAGCCGATGGTAAAAAAACAAACTACGAAGCAAAAAGTATTATACTTGCCACAGGTGCTCGTAGTCGAGAATTACCAAATATAAAGATGGATGGCAAAAAAGTAGTAGGTTATACTGATGCAATGGTACTGCCTGTCCAACCCAAAAGTATGGTAGTAGTAGGCTCAGGAGCAATAGGTGCTGAGTTTGCGTATTTCTATAATAGTATAGGAACCAAAGTTACCATTGTAGAATTTCTACCAAGTATATTACCGCTGGAAGATGAAGAAATATCAAAAGCACTTGCACGCACTTATAAAAAATCAGGAATAAGCATTATGACCGAATCGGAGGTGCTTTCAGTTGATACAAGTGGTACAGGTTGTAAAGTAAAAATAAAAACCAAAACAGGAGAAGAAGTTGTAGAATGTGATATTGTTTTATCAGCAGTAGGAATACAAACAAATTTAGAAAATATTGGACTGGAAACATTAGGTATAAAAACCGATAAGGGAAAAGTATTGGTTGATGATTTTTATAAAACAAATATTGATGGTATATATGCTATTGGTGATATAGTGAAAGGTCCAGCCCTTGCCCACGTAGCCAGTGCAGAAGGTATTATATGTGTAGAAAAAATTGCGGGTCACAATCCAGAACCACTCAATTATGAAAATATACCAGGATGCACTTATTGCTGGCCTGAAGTAGCCAGTGTGGGTCTTACTGAAAAGAAAGCCCGTGAATTGGGTTATGATATTAAAGTAGGTCGTTTCCCATTTAGTGCAAGCGGAAAAGCAAGTGCTTCGGGAGCAAAAGATGGTATGGTAAAAGTAATATTCGATGCCAAATATGGTGAATGGTTAGGTTGCCACATGGTGGGTGCAAACGTTACCGAAATGATTGCCGAAGCCGTTGTCGCTCGCCGTCTTGAAACCACAGGACACGAAATTTTAAAATCGATACATCCACATCCTACTATGAGCGAGGCTATTATGGAAGCTACTGCCGATGCGTATGGAGAATGTATTCATTTGTAG
- the ruvX gene encoding Holliday junction resolvase RuvX, producing the protein MAFDIGLKRIGVAVTDPLQIIATSVGTYSPNDIANYLNEYIKTEPLELFVLGKPLQMDGSNSESYHLVEQFSAWLQTTFPDIPQKWIDERLTSKMASQALFDSGLKKKQRQDKKLLDAVSATLILQTYLQSK; encoded by the coding sequence ATGGCTTTCGATATTGGACTGAAGAGAATTGGCGTAGCTGTTACAGATCCACTGCAAATTATTGCTACCTCGGTAGGAACTTATTCACCCAATGATATCGCAAATTATTTGAATGAATATATAAAAACCGAACCCTTGGAACTTTTTGTATTGGGTAAACCTTTGCAAATGGATGGCAGCAATTCGGAATCTTATCATTTGGTTGAACAATTTTCGGCATGGCTGCAAACTACTTTCCCTGATATTCCGCAAAAATGGATTGATGAAAGACTCACGTCCAAAATGGCTTCACAGGCTTTGTTCGATAGTGGACTGAAAAAAAAACAGCGACAAGATAAAAAGTTATTGGACGCAGTATCGGCTACCTTAATTTTGCAAACTTATTTACAGTCCAAATAA
- a CDS encoding glycosyltransferase family 2 protein, producing MHTLQTPISAVIIANNASRSIGHTIAAMLWCNEVLVVDSGSTDNTVEICKALGCTVMHHNFESYGKQKHFAVSQAKNDWVWVIDADEIATPEIVAEACKKIDSGEYVGYMVPISLVFMGKLLRFGNEYKKPHLRLFNKKHGNYNESLVHEDVLLTGKIGKLQHHVLHDSYYNIDDYFKKFNNYTTRAAEQLHAQNKNINILSPIIKLPFHFIILYIFKGLIFDGIAGLLWATFSSWYSFVKYIKLWEMNKLKSTKLQ from the coding sequence TTGCATACCCTTCAAACTCCCATAAGTGCTGTTATAATAGCCAACAATGCGTCCCGCTCCATCGGTCATACCATTGCCGCCATGCTGTGGTGTAACGAGGTATTGGTAGTAGACTCAGGCTCAACCGACAATACTGTCGAGATATGCAAAGCTTTAGGTTGCACCGTGATGCATCACAACTTTGAAAGTTATGGGAAACAAAAACATTTTGCCGTGTCGCAGGCTAAAAACGATTGGGTCTGGGTAATTGATGCTGACGAAATTGCCACGCCTGAAATTGTAGCAGAAGCATGCAAAAAAATAGATTCGGGAGAATATGTGGGTTATATGGTTCCCATTTCACTGGTCTTTATGGGGAAATTATTGCGATTTGGGAATGAATATAAAAAACCACATTTACGATTGTTCAACAAAAAGCATGGAAACTATAATGAAAGTTTGGTACACGAAGATGTGTTATTAACAGGAAAAATCGGGAAGTTGCAACACCATGTTTTGCATGATAGTTATTATAATATAGATGACTATTTTAAAAAGTTCAATAATTATACAACCCGTGCCGCCGAGCAATTGCATGCACAGAACAAAAATATAAATATCCTTTCACCTATTATAAAACTACCTTTCCACTTTATTATATTATATATATTTAAGGGTTTGATTTTTGATGGTATAGCTGGATTATTGTGGGCCACATTTTCGAGCTGGTATTCTTTTGTAAAATATATAAAACTATGGGAAATGAATAAACTAAAATCCACCAAACTTCAATGA
- a CDS encoding ComEC/Rec2 family competence protein, translating to MKWLINFIQQFFRVRQYNKERIIQTQHINPWHQVPFVRMVLPLVLGIALSTYFTWAFDYLQYVFVGLVCILFILVFYQSKFVRKLKVIYTVCLNLAFIILGLLLPITQADSYKNDHFVRLQKDEKYIKVELVENAVPREKSVRAKAKVLAVLNDSNYTYASGNILLYLPKDSDAIQLEHGSILLLSGKPIEIPKPLNPGEFDYNRYMKINSYSYQVFARDGEWEMVGKDSSHVLDNLFYSIKKYIVGLYKNYIPGDEQKGVAAALIFGYREDLSQDLVEAYADTGTLHVLAVSGLHVGILYFVLKALLGFLTRKKSLRILRFCIIVVTLWFYALITGLSPSVNRAALMFTIIIIAETFHRNTNIYNSIAASAFILLLINPYSLYDVGFQLSYLAVLGIVFLHPRIYSWFTFNNWFTNQVWNITAVSIAAQLATSPLGFYYFGQFPNYFLISNLLIIPLSTIITYIGLLLVAFSFIPLLASSMGIALDYLIKWTDDTVKFIGQIPYATFEGVSIGFWQTLLLLIIFFFVTQFFTHKNKYTFYTASLFMVVFLCTKMIENYQWQQQKKIFVYAIQGKTVVGFFDSHNLTAVGDTNILYNKATLKFKFQKHWVDMGATEKNLYALNDTQKHTTNRLQNYKNLYIFNGKKILIIDQTPTTAFKDSVDIAIISHKPMKHWEDLAGKVKARHYIADLSNSNYYIDRWKKEALLYKSNFTDCRKGAVELVVE from the coding sequence ATGAAGTGGCTCATTAACTTTATACAACAATTTTTTAGAGTTCGTCAGTATAATAAAGAACGTATTATACAAACGCAACATATAAACCCTTGGCATCAAGTGCCTTTTGTGCGTATGGTGCTGCCCTTGGTATTGGGAATTGCCTTATCTACTTACTTTACTTGGGCTTTCGATTATTTACAATATGTATTTGTAGGCTTGGTTTGTATATTGTTTATATTAGTTTTTTATCAAAGCAAATTCGTAAGAAAGCTAAAAGTAATATATACTGTTTGCTTAAATTTAGCATTCATTATTTTGGGGTTATTATTGCCCATTACACAAGCTGATAGTTATAAAAATGATCATTTTGTTAGACTTCAAAAGGATGAAAAATATATAAAAGTTGAGCTGGTAGAAAATGCAGTACCACGAGAAAAATCAGTGCGGGCAAAAGCGAAAGTTTTGGCAGTATTAAATGATAGTAATTACACCTATGCCAGTGGTAATATATTATTATACTTGCCCAAAGATAGTGATGCTATACAGCTTGAGCATGGCTCTATTTTATTGCTTAGTGGCAAACCGATTGAAATCCCCAAACCATTGAACCCGGGCGAGTTTGACTATAACAGGTATATGAAAATAAATAGTTATAGTTATCAAGTTTTTGCTCGAGATGGGGAATGGGAAATGGTGGGAAAAGATTCATCACATGTATTAGATAATTTATTCTATTCCATCAAAAAGTATATAGTAGGACTCTATAAAAACTATATTCCAGGCGATGAACAAAAGGGTGTGGCCGCTGCATTAATTTTTGGTTATCGAGAAGACCTGTCGCAGGATTTGGTGGAGGCGTATGCAGATACGGGCACCCTGCACGTATTGGCAGTTTCGGGCTTGCATGTAGGCATATTGTACTTTGTATTAAAAGCTTTATTGGGTTTTCTCACCCGCAAGAAATCATTGCGTATTTTGAGGTTTTGTATTATAGTAGTTACGCTATGGTTTTATGCTTTAATTACGGGTCTATCTCCATCAGTAAATAGGGCAGCATTGATGTTTACGATTATTATCATAGCGGAGACATTCCACCGCAATACGAACATATATAATTCTATTGCAGCCTCAGCTTTTATATTATTGCTCATCAATCCCTACTCATTGTACGACGTGGGTTTCCAGCTTTCATACTTGGCGGTATTGGGTATTGTATTTTTACATCCACGTATCTATAGCTGGTTTACTTTTAATAATTGGTTTACGAACCAAGTATGGAATATTACCGCGGTATCTATTGCTGCACAATTGGCCACCTCACCTCTAGGTTTTTACTATTTCGGACAATTTCCTAATTATTTTCTCATCTCCAATTTGCTCATTATTCCGCTTTCAACTATTATAACTTATATCGGATTATTATTGGTAGCGTTTTCTTTCATTCCCTTGCTGGCAAGCAGTATGGGCATTGCTTTGGACTATTTAATCAAATGGACAGATGATACAGTTAAATTTATTGGTCAAATTCCCTATGCTACTTTCGAAGGGGTGAGTATCGGTTTTTGGCAAACACTTTTATTATTGATAATTTTCTTTTTCGTTACCCAATTTTTTACCCATAAAAATAAGTATACTTTTTATACCGCATCCCTTTTTATGGTTGTTTTTCTGTGCACAAAAATGATAGAAAACTACCAATGGCAACAACAAAAGAAAATATTTGTTTATGCCATACAGGGCAAGACTGTCGTGGGTTTCTTCGATTCACACAATTTAACCGCAGTGGGCGATACCAATATATTATATAATAAAGCCACTCTCAAGTTTAAATTTCAAAAACACTGGGTTGATATGGGTGCCACCGAAAAGAACTTGTATGCGTTGAATGACACACAAAAACATACAACTAATCGCTTACAAAATTATAAGAACCTATATATTTTTAATGGCAAAAAGATTTTAATTATTGACCAAACCCCAACTACAGCATTTAAGGATTCAGTAGATATTGCAATCATAAGCCACAAACCTATGAAACATTGGGAAGACTTGGCTGGCAAGGTGAAAGCCCGGCATTATATAGCAGACCTCAGCAATTCGAATTATTATATTGATAGGTGGAAAAAAGAAGCTCTGCTATATAAAAGTAATTTCACAGATTGTAGAAAGGGTGCAGTAGAATTGGTTGTGGAATAA
- a CDS encoding AAA family ATPase has translation MKHKFKDLRIFASTEWLANNEKNYRLVYDESELSYIYCEFSFFNKLFDEQDWDVHIRLKCFGPDGAEICSLNCDRTVKKEDSVVFVREGWGVKNKGNYWKRGSYRWEAWIENKMAAERSFYVEHNGLANAHVNPYFDINEIKIYEGPDANVPEHERTYLKTFNSVDTRYVWVELNAKNLLKEHDYWACEMIFNFKTVSGQLKGSVDKLLFIYPGDEEINCTVGWGSDIKGSWSTDIYTVELVFMNQIVAVIPFEIGIEEVEIIDDEQIYFTPSRNKLQDKSLPAVSGGRSFEELMSEMNGLIGLNGIKKKVHDYTSYLNFIKLRRKKGFTDTDKINLHAVFTGNPGTGKTTVARMLGKIYHNLGLLSKGHVYEADRSELVAEFIGQTAPKTKEAIKKARGGILFIDEAYSLSRKDDDSKDFGKEAIEVLVREMSDGEGDLAIVVAGYPEQMNNFLDSNPGLKSRFQMTFEYPDYKPDELEKIALYAAQKRMVEFSPDAQVFMYKKLVEAYRARNQNFGNARLVNNILDEAKMNLGLRIMQMPNPEELSKENLMALEVADLVPIFEKKNREIASIPVDEDLLRDSLLQLSNMVGLNKTKTEIDELVKLVRYYRETGKDLRSLLNLHAVFTGNPGTGKTTVARILAQIYKALGILERGHLVECDRQALVGNHIGSTALKTKEMIDKAMGGVLFIDEAYALHGSDNDFGKEAVETILKRMEDNRGEFIVIVAGYTEPMTRFIESNPGLKSRFDRMMVFEDYDLEQLKLIASKMLTERGITPDADAKTMLEKLLENLWTQRDKFFGNARAVRKLMDDAVKQQNLRLAAMKAEDRTPEMVKTLTAADVEHISMGPGLGSPTIGFQLGI, from the coding sequence ATGAAACACAAGTTTAAGGATTTGCGGATTTTTGCCAGCACCGAGTGGTTGGCAAATAATGAGAAGAACTACCGTTTGGTATATGATGAGAGCGAGTTGTCCTATATATATTGTGAATTTTCGTTCTTTAATAAATTGTTCGACGAACAAGATTGGGACGTGCATATTCGTCTCAAATGTTTTGGTCCCGATGGTGCAGAAATTTGTAGTTTGAACTGCGACCGTACCGTGAAAAAGGAAGACAGTGTGGTATTTGTGAGAGAAGGCTGGGGCGTTAAAAACAAAGGCAATTATTGGAAACGTGGCTCCTACCGTTGGGAGGCATGGATAGAAAATAAAATGGCTGCCGAGCGTAGTTTTTATGTAGAGCATAATGGCCTTGCCAATGCCCATGTTAATCCTTATTTCGATATCAATGAGATTAAGATATATGAAGGCCCCGATGCCAATGTGCCCGAGCATGAACGCACGTATCTTAAAACTTTTAATAGTGTTGATACCCGTTATGTATGGGTAGAGCTCAATGCCAAAAACTTATTGAAAGAGCACGATTACTGGGCTTGTGAAATGATATTCAATTTCAAAACAGTGAGTGGCCAACTTAAAGGCTCGGTCGATAAACTATTATTTATATACCCCGGCGATGAGGAAATAAACTGCACTGTCGGTTGGGGAAGTGATATTAAGGGAAGTTGGAGCACCGATATCTATACTGTGGAATTGGTTTTTATGAATCAAATTGTGGCAGTAATTCCTTTTGAGATTGGAATTGAAGAAGTAGAAATAATTGACGACGAACAAATATATTTTACACCTAGCAGGAATAAATTACAAGATAAATCTTTGCCTGCAGTAAGTGGCGGACGATCGTTCGAGGAATTGATGAGTGAGATGAACGGACTCATTGGTTTAAACGGTATCAAAAAGAAAGTACACGACTATACAAGCTATCTTAACTTTATAAAACTTCGCCGCAAAAAAGGATTTACGGATACCGATAAAATTAATTTACATGCAGTATTTACAGGAAATCCAGGAACAGGAAAAACAACTGTGGCACGCATGCTCGGCAAAATATATCATAACTTAGGCTTGTTGAGTAAAGGCCATGTATATGAAGCCGACCGTAGTGAATTGGTGGCGGAATTTATTGGGCAAACAGCACCTAAAACTAAAGAAGCTATTAAAAAAGCCAGAGGTGGCATTTTATTTATTGACGAAGCCTATAGTCTTTCACGAAAAGACGACGACAGCAAAGATTTTGGTAAAGAAGCAATAGAAGTATTGGTTCGTGAAATGAGTGATGGCGAAGGCGATTTAGCTATTGTGGTGGCGGGTTATCCTGAACAAATGAATAATTTTTTAGACTCGAACCCGGGTCTCAAATCGCGTTTTCAAATGACTTTTGAATACCCCGATTATAAACCCGACGAGCTTGAAAAAATAGCTTTATATGCTGCTCAAAAACGCATGGTGGAGTTTAGTCCCGATGCACAAGTTTTTATGTATAAAAAATTGGTAGAGGCTTACCGTGCCCGTAACCAAAATTTTGGAAATGCACGACTAGTCAATAATATATTGGATGAGGCAAAAATGAATTTGGGATTGCGTATTATGCAAATGCCCAACCCCGAAGAATTATCGAAAGAAAATTTGATGGCTCTTGAAGTGGCCGATTTGGTGCCCATCTTCGAAAAGAAAAATCGTGAGATTGCAAGCATACCTGTTGATGAAGACTTGTTGCGTGATTCATTATTACAACTTAGTAATATGGTAGGCCTTAACAAAACAAAAACAGAAATTGATGAACTTGTAAAACTCGTTAGGTATTATAGAGAAACAGGAAAAGATTTACGCAGTTTGCTCAACCTACATGCTGTATTTACAGGCAATCCTGGTACAGGGAAAACCACGGTGGCACGTATCCTCGCACAAATATATAAAGCTTTGGGAATATTGGAACGCGGACATTTGGTGGAGTGTGATAGACAAGCATTGGTAGGAAACCATATAGGTTCAACAGCTTTGAAAACTAAAGAAATGATTGACAAAGCAATGGGCGGAGTTTTGTTTATTGACGAAGCTTATGCACTGCATGGCAGCGATAATGATTTTGGAAAAGAAGCCGTAGAAACTATATTAAAACGGATGGAAGATAACCGCGGCGAATTTATTGTAATTGTTGCAGGTTATACAGAACCGATGACACGATTTATAGAATCCAACCCTGGACTTAAATCTCGTTTCGACCGTATGATGGTTTTTGAAGATTACGATTTGGAACAATTGAAATTAATAGCTTCCAAAATGCTAACCGAACGTGGCATCACGCCCGATGCAGATGCGAAAACGATGCTAGAAAAACTATTAGAAAACTTGTGGACACAACGCGATAAATTCTTTGGCAATGCACGTGCGGTAAGGAAACTAATGGATGATGCAGTAAAACAGCAGAACTTACGATTGGCTGCAATGAAAGCAGAGGATCGAACTCCCGAAATGGTGAAAACTTTGACTGCCGCAGATGTAGAACATATTAGCATGGGTCCAGGATTGGGGTCGCCTACTATAGGGTTTCAATTAGGGATTTAA
- a CDS encoding amidohydrolase family protein: MRKILLYIFIFLSHYISAQVTIYYGATIHVGNGQLISKGVMVVKGQQVVDIARDLTQMEIKWAADKPVKVSLQSTQEIYPGFIAPNCYPGLNEIDAARATKDFIEVGSYNPNIRTLTAFNTDSKILPTLAFNGVLAVQASPFGGTICGTSSIMATSADNWEDAALYSDDGIYINWQEISQPANEDQNKYHIAFLEGLGKFFEEAKAYNNLSEITEKNLKYESTRGLWQAEKRLYIRVNSAYGILEAIDFAKQKNIKNLVIVGGTESYKVCASLKQNQVPIILMNLHRLPTRTDEDVLLPFKLPKMLLDSGIDFCVGVGGSWEVRNLAFQAGTAAAYGLTKEQALSAITYNTAKILGCDSQLGSLEIGKQATFFISNGDALDMKGNVLYKAFIKGIEINLQGQQQDLYKKYNKKYFGE, encoded by the coding sequence ATGAGAAAAATACTATTATATATATTTATATTCCTATCCCATTATATAAGTGCACAAGTTACAATATACTATGGAGCTACTATCCATGTGGGCAATGGGCAGCTGATTTCAAAAGGGGTGATGGTTGTGAAAGGCCAGCAAGTGGTTGATATAGCAAGAGATTTAACACAAATGGAAATTAAATGGGCTGCAGATAAGCCTGTAAAAGTAAGCTTGCAAAGTACCCAAGAAATATATCCAGGTTTTATTGCCCCAAATTGCTATCCCGGCCTTAACGAAATTGACGCTGCACGAGCTACGAAAGATTTTATTGAAGTTGGGAGCTACAATCCAAATATTAGGACGCTCACAGCCTTTAATACTGATAGCAAAATACTTCCCACACTTGCTTTCAATGGCGTGCTTGCAGTGCAGGCATCTCCTTTTGGAGGAACAATTTGCGGCACTTCCTCAATTATGGCTACAAGTGCTGATAATTGGGAGGATGCAGCATTATATAGTGACGATGGAATATATATAAACTGGCAAGAAATTTCACAGCCTGCAAACGAAGACCAAAATAAATACCATATAGCATTTTTGGAAGGTTTGGGCAAGTTTTTCGAGGAAGCAAAAGCATATAATAATTTATCGGAGATTACTGAAAAAAACCTCAAATATGAAAGTACACGTGGATTGTGGCAAGCTGAAAAAAGATTATATATACGTGTGAATTCTGCCTATGGAATTTTGGAAGCTATAGATTTTGCCAAACAGAAAAATATAAAAAATCTTGTCATTGTGGGTGGTACGGAATCATATAAAGTTTGTGCCTCTTTAAAACAAAACCAGGTACCTATTATATTAATGAACCTTCACCGACTTCCAACTAGAACAGATGAAGATGTATTATTGCCCTTCAAACTCCCAAAAATGTTGCTCGACTCAGGGATAGATTTTTGTGTGGGAGTTGGGGGTTCGTGGGAAGTACGGAACCTGGCGTTCCAAGCTGGAACGGCTGCCGCATATGGACTTACAAAAGAACAAGCACTTTCAGCAATTACTTATAATACAGCAAAAATTTTGGGTTGTGATAGTCAATTGGGAAGTTTGGAAATTGGCAAACAAGCCACTTTCTTTATCAGTAACGGAGATGCACTTGATATGAAAGGCAATGTATTATATAAAGCTTTTATAAAAGGTATTGAAATTAATTTGCAAGGACAGCAACAAGATTTATATAAAAAGTATAATAAGAAATATTTCGGAGAGTAA
- a CDS encoding VTT domain-containing protein, whose translation MELLQVISEEVPNVFDPQQLITYGGFWVLLLIVFAETGLLIGFFLPGDALLFAAGLLCANGKLDYSFWTVLLSINGAAILGNTVGYEFGKRVGEKLFVRENSLIFKKSYVALSKSFYDKHGGLALILGRFLPIIRTFAPIIAGVAKINPRKFLLYNIVGSLMWTITMVGSGYWLAKKFPWVGDHIGLITLGMIVVAMGTVIRTYIKEKRKIKAP comes from the coding sequence ATGGAACTACTACAAGTAATATCTGAAGAAGTACCCAATGTATTCGACCCACAGCAGTTGATTACCTATGGCGGGTTTTGGGTATTGCTATTGATTGTATTTGCCGAAACTGGTTTACTTATCGGCTTCTTTTTGCCAGGCGATGCCTTGCTTTTTGCGGCAGGACTGCTTTGTGCCAACGGCAAATTGGATTATAGTTTTTGGACAGTTTTATTATCTATTAATGGAGCAGCCATATTGGGAAATACAGTAGGCTATGAATTTGGTAAACGGGTAGGAGAAAAGCTTTTTGTCCGTGAAAATTCTTTGATATTCAAAAAAAGTTATGTGGCTCTTTCCAAAAGCTTTTATGATAAACATGGCGGATTGGCATTAATACTAGGCCGCTTTTTACCCATTATTCGCACCTTTGCACCCATTATTGCGGGCGTAGCCAAAATAAATCCACGCAAATTTCTATTATATAATATTGTAGGAAGTTTGATGTGGACTATTACCATGGTGGGCAGCGGATATTGGCTGGCCAAAAAATTCCCGTGGGTGGGCGACCATATTGGGCTTATCACCTTAGGTATGATAGTGGTGGCTATGGGTACCGTGATTCGTACTTATATTAAAGAAAAAAGGAAAATTAAAGCACCATAA